Proteins from a genomic interval of Pseudomonadota bacterium:
- the purB gene encoding adenylosuccinate lyase: MIPRYTNPEMAEVWSDQTRYTIWLDIERHALEGLVKLGAAPAEALKAYNEKASFSVTRVQEIEREVKHDVIAFLTNVAEHVGPLSRYVHRGMTSSDVVDTCLAVQMRRAGLMLQKRIETLMQSVRERVIEFKHTPCIGRSHGIHAEPTTFGVKLAGWYAELDRQLKRLKAATETISVGKLSGAVGTYAGIDPSVEELVMQRLDLTAETVATQVVSRDRHADFMACLAGVASSVERFAVEIRHLQRTEVREAMEGFAPGQKGSSAMPHKRNPILTENLCGLARLLRSYAQACFENVALWHERDISHSSAERVAIPDACIALDFMLSRFDSVVRNLVVSPQRMLENLELTRGTVFSGHLLVALVDKGVSREDAYALVQKHALAAWDGGATLAERVAQDALVSKALTAEELKGVFDLARHLRRVDMIIERALA, from the coding sequence ATGATTCCTCGCTATACAAACCCTGAAATGGCGGAGGTCTGGTCCGATCAGACCCGCTACACTATTTGGCTCGATATTGAACGACACGCCCTAGAGGGCTTGGTCAAGCTGGGGGCCGCTCCCGCTGAGGCGCTCAAAGCCTATAACGAGAAGGCCAGCTTCTCCGTCACGCGGGTGCAGGAGATTGAGCGCGAAGTAAAGCACGACGTTATCGCCTTTCTGACCAACGTTGCCGAGCATGTCGGCCCCCTGTCGCGCTACGTGCATCGAGGGATGACCTCGAGTGATGTTGTTGATACCTGCCTTGCTGTACAGATGAGACGCGCAGGATTGATGCTTCAGAAGCGCATTGAAACCCTGATGCAGAGCGTCAGAGAACGCGTCATTGAGTTTAAGCATACGCCGTGTATCGGTCGTTCTCACGGGATTCACGCCGAGCCGACAACGTTCGGTGTTAAGCTAGCGGGCTGGTACGCAGAGCTAGATCGCCAACTTAAACGGCTTAAGGCCGCAACGGAAACGATCTCAGTTGGAAAGTTATCGGGCGCAGTTGGTACCTATGCTGGGATCGATCCGAGCGTTGAGGAGCTCGTTATGCAGCGCCTTGATCTTACGGCTGAAACGGTTGCAACCCAGGTTGTTTCGCGCGATAGGCACGCAGATTTTATGGCGTGCCTAGCTGGTGTTGCAAGCTCAGTTGAGCGCTTCGCTGTTGAGATTAGGCACCTGCAACGCACCGAGGTGCGTGAAGCTATGGAGGGGTTTGCTCCTGGACAAAAGGGCTCATCGGCGATGCCGCATAAGCGCAATCCGATCCTGACCGAGAACCTATGTGGTTTAGCGCGACTTCTGCGTTCGTACGCGCAGGCCTGCTTTGAGAACGTAGCACTCTGGCATGAACGTGATATTAGCCACAGCTCGGCCGAGCGGGTAGCTATTCCAGATGCCTGTATCGCACTTGATTTTATGCTCAGTCGCTTTGATAGCGTAGTAAGAAACCTGGTCGTATCGCCTCAGCGGATGCTTGAGAATCTTGAGCTAACGCGCGGTACAGTATTCTCTGGGCACCTTCTTGTGGCGCTTGTTGATAAGGGGGTCTCGCGTGAGGATGCCTATGCGCTCGTTCAGAAGCACGCCCTGGCGGCCTGGGATGGTGGTGCGACCCTTGCGGAGCGGGTCGCGCAGGATGCGCTTGTTTCGAAGGCTCTTACGGCCGAGGAGCTTAAGGGTGTGTTCGATCTCGCAAGGCATCTCCGTAGGGTGGATATGATTATAGAGCGTGCGCTTGCTTAG
- a CDS encoding MBL fold metallo-hydrolase: MRFTVLSSGSKANCTFVEAGGSRFLVDCGLSGKQAEQRLAENGIDPKTLSAILVTHEHADHINGVSTLSRRYGLPVYANERTMERITKPRGREIFKTGQDFNLGSVEITPFSIVHDATDPVGYVIRAEGFKLVIVTDLGRVTTLVQEHVRGANAILLESNHDQEMLQACSYTWELKQRIASTHGHLCNEAAGQLLEEIMHPELFHIVLGHLSENSNTPTLALECANRYVKRSAERSVGLRTLLCGNIYQSLPTLELDEPYNGKVLVNA; this comes from the coding sequence ATGCGATTCACGGTCCTCTCATCTGGTAGTAAAGCTAATTGTACATTCGTAGAAGCTGGGGGTTCACGCTTTCTGGTGGACTGTGGACTCTCTGGTAAACAGGCAGAGCAGCGCTTAGCCGAAAACGGAATCGACCCTAAAACCCTCTCTGCTATCCTAGTAACACATGAACACGCCGATCATATTAATGGTGTTTCGACCCTTAGTCGGCGCTACGGTCTGCCGGTCTATGCCAACGAGCGGACGATGGAGCGCATCACTAAGCCCCGTGGCAGGGAGATCTTTAAGACCGGCCAGGACTTTAACCTTGGTTCGGTCGAGATTACCCCATTTAGTATCGTGCACGATGCGACCGATCCGGTCGGATATGTTATCCGCGCCGAGGGCTTTAAGCTCGTTATCGTTACCGACCTTGGACGGGTGACAACCCTGGTCCAGGAGCACGTGCGCGGTGCGAACGCTATCCTGCTTGAGTCGAACCACGATCAGGAGATGCTACAGGCGTGCAGCTACACCTGGGAGCTTAAGCAACGGATCGCCTCAACCCATGGGCACCTCTGTAACGAAGCGGCGGGACAGTTACTGGAGGAGATTATGCATCCAGAGCTCTTTCATATCGTGCTCGGGCACTTAAGCGAGAACAGTAATACTCCGACCTTGGCGCTCGAGTGTGCCAACCGCTATGTAAAACGGAGCGCCGAACGCTCTGTGGGCTTAAGAACCCTGCTGTGTGGCAATATTTATCAGAGCTTGCCTACGCTTGAGCTTGATGAGCCGTACAACGGCAAGGTGCTAGTTAATGCGTGA